gctacttgggtaattatatttcataaaataacaaacaaataaaagtcTGACATTTCCTTAGACATAAAACTAGAAGTgcataaaacaaaaaaaaaaatatgtactcGTTTTAAcgaacatttatttttatcttaatttacTTTGTacatcataaaattaattacgctAATACGATTGATCAATCATTTTCTTATATACAGAGGAAGTgtactatttaaatatatatgtatatattttacatacaaTATACGcggtatttaatttataaaaaaatatgcggctgtaaaaattgttttgtcattttaaatacaagagaaaaagttttttttggtttttcaaccaattaaaataaaagtatcgagtTAAACTCAAGCATggcaataaagaaaaaattataattaatcttTTACATTTCAACGGACAATaatgtcatttaaattttaaactttacggaaaactcaataataatttacatcgCACGATACTCTAAGAAAGTTCTGTTTCTTGTAAccggataattatttattattttatttttaaaaacaaataaacgataaattaatttttgctaGACAAATTGTTCGCTACTATTTGCACTCAGTTCAAGTAATCGCCAAGCTGATGATGGATTAATTTCACTCGGATCACGACACAGAACCCAAATATAATTAACTCGCATAACTTTTTCAGGATCTCCTTCCACTACGTTATTATTAGCGTCTCTTATACACATTATTTGCTGTGTCTGAAAGCTTATCACTAGTACCGGGCCTTGTTCCATCATTTTTCCCATCACGAGATCCACATTATCGAtatctaataataaaaaataaaattttttaaattaattgcgaatataaattaataatctataattaatttaatatactaATTGAATTACCAAGAATTTTATTGTCCATTCGATAGCCCAATTTTTTAGCCTGAGTCAAAGGCTGGGACATTAAATTATACGGAGCTTCGTGACACCAGTCTTTTAGTATCTCCAAGTCTCCGCGAATCATAGCTTCTAATATATTGGGTATGATATCAGTTTCGCACtctcttataaattttattttatcaaaactcGGATCTAGTTTACAGAGTTCCGTTAGTGTCTCCGAAAGTTCGGTTTTTTGAAACAAACCGCCCATCATATCCGTTACTTTGTCTGTTAGTAACCTCGACGCACGAATTACTGGATTATCTGACTCGtcgtattttattttccagTCCAATACTTTATTGACGTACGGATTGTTGTcctaaaaaatagataaattatttataaaatttgaaaaacatttaatttgaatagtaaataaatttaaataccttAAAGTTTTGCCATGACTGATAAAACTTTGAGTCTTTGTGTAACTCAACACCAGTTGCTTCAAAATTAGCTTCGACTTCTCTATCTTCTCTGTCTAAGACTTGCTTGCGTTTCCTCAACTGTTTCGGCGGCTCGTAGACATGATCATGAATAGTATTATTATCTAATTCTTTGCGCACAACTTCAGCAGTCTGCGATATTGTTTGAAAAGCGCTGCTCTTACCGATGGCTTGACTTTTTTCTGATATAGACTCAGCGGCACCTTTTGCTGATCTTGTTATCTCTTCGCCCAACTGTCCTGCTTTTTTACCCAGTTCTGTTTTGCTGGCCTCGTCCAGCACTCCTTGAACTTTTTCCTTAAGTACGTCTAGTTTTTCTTTCAACACTTCCGAACCCTTAGTAGCTTCTGACTCGACAGACTGAAATTTTTGTCGCGCTGATCTGAGCGCCTCTGACTGCTCCAATTTATCAGCTTCTtcgcgaaattttttaagtgactctttcatttctttatttttctgcaTTTCTTGTTTTATGTTATCGAtaaagtgagaaaaaaaattcggtttTCTTCCCTGATTCGAGTAATGtcgtaattgaaaatttgcatCTACTACACATGGCATTTTTTCTTCAGGTCGTCCTATCAATGAACATTCTTTGAAaccgtaataaattttttttcttctttgtgTTGCATTTGCAAGACCTGCTAAACTGGATCTGCATGCTGTGAGATTCCGgaactgtaataaatttatatttattatcattattaccaAGACATTACGTGGGAAGTCGCCAAATTACTGCGAATTCTTGTAGAAAAcgaaataagattttttttcaaatagtttTAACTTCTTCAAAAATAGACTAATTCagacagtttttttttcaaaacgtttgtctttaaattgattttccggaaaaaaatacaaaaaaaattaaagatattgatttccatgaaatttttcacttttttaaaaaaatcgcgTTTGTCGCTCCATTTTTCTCGAATACTAAgcgaaatatcgaaaaattttattcttaaaaaaagtcttatttcgTCGAATCCTGCAAGAATTCGCGGTCATTTTGCGGCGCAACAGAAACCATAGAATCTttcattacaataaatttcaatgacaCTAATAAGTTAATAAGTTAgatgacgtctaataatttttgaatttttctaaaaacgatgaattattaatggccagtttttcaaaccaggttcatttttaatccgggtttaattatcattgctggtatatctttatattattaatttatatattgacaggcaatattaattaaaacccggataaaaataaactcggtttgaaaaactggccctaaaaaaacatttcaaataattgcacccagttattttaattttctacatgtgcatgttatcaattttttgttttgtaattaattagtttaaaaaaattcaaaaatgattgATTGCCTGTCAgtttcaggatcatattttaatgatactaaagttagccgacgtctaattattaaatttttgaatttttttttaaacaagaaattactaaaaaaaatatttcaaataatttcacccatagttttttaaattttctacacgtgcatatttttagttttttgtaatcaatgagttgaaaaaattcaaaaatttttaattgtctgctaactttaggatcataaaatttcatcatattttttttgtaaattgaataaaaaaaatacttataatataaatcaataattactttgaaaaataaattatttttataaaaatattattatgtgaatttaaaattactagataagtattttctaatattaaataaaaaagtgaagtaaattaaaaaaataaaaaatgcttAACCATGAGGATAAATTTACGGGAACATAACCTAGTTTTCTacatgataatttaaataaacatgtatttaaataaataaatactcttTTAGTGCatttaaatctttaaaaaataagtaacaatcattagtaaaataaataaaaagtatgtcttcatttattaatcaataatatttaccattttatcggaattatttctataagtttattaaataattcacaaGATGAGCCGGCAACTGtctggtaaaaaatattaagtcactagtaaatttttaaaaaaagttttgtaacCTGCAATAAGTTACTAGATCATATGATTGATGGGAATGCACACTTTCACCACGTGCAtgttctaatatttttttttgagttaaataataaatattgtaagaaaaaatgacagaagattttgaaattattgttGGGACTTACGAGCAATTTTTGCTGGGTTATAAAATTCTCAAGGAGGAAAaggtaagttttattttataaaagtaattaagtaCTAGgttaagtttattaattatttatggcagtgatattgagtaaataaaatttaaaaaattgtttttattgacAGAAATATAAACTAGAACGTAGTTTTGCTACGAAAGATCACACTGCCAGTATCAGGACAGTATcatctagaaaaaattatttggcatCAGGAGCTGctgatgattgtataaatcttTATGATATGAAAAGTCGTACAGAATCTGGAAGATTGATCCATCACAATGGTAACTAGTCAATTTATTTACGagagtgaatgtagcagacatcagaattcaaaatcataaataaataaagtaaagaatttaaaaaataatattcataaaaaatgcccttagtaattttaaaatttttaaatgcgcatattattaattatttactctacttattaatatttttaaattctgatgtctgctacattcacactcatatttatttatttatatatattattatgagCGCGAATGTCTGATAAGtggcaattatttaaatttttgaataaataaacaaaatgtaagaagaataaaaattaaaaaatgcgtatttacatcaatgaaaaatcagtacgcgcattattttaaatttattttttttttaattcataaattgtctcatgtctgctacgtTTAAATTCAGACAGAATGAAATTATCCgacgtcttataattttttgatttttgaaaaatgataaattaaaagaaaaatatttaaaaaaattgcaccgttagttttcttaattttctacat
The Microplitis mediator isolate UGA2020A chromosome 6, iyMicMedi2.1, whole genome shotgun sequence genome window above contains:
- the LOC130669721 gene encoding mitochondrial import inner membrane translocase subunit TIM44, whose amino-acid sequence is MFRNLTACRSSLAGLANATQRRKKIYYGFKECSLIGRPEEKMPCVVDANFQLRHYSNQGRKPNFFSHFIDNIKQEMQKNKEMKESLKKFREEADKLEQSEALRSARQKFQSVESEATKGSEVLKEKLDVLKEKVQGVLDEASKTELGKKAGQLGEEITRSAKGAAESISEKSQAIGKSSAFQTISQTAEVVRKELDNNTIHDHVYEPPKQLRKRKQVLDREDREVEANFEATGVELHKDSKFYQSWQNFKDNNPYVNKVLDWKIKYDESDNPVIRASRLLTDKVTDMMGGLFQKTELSETLTELCKLDPSFDKIKFIRECETDIIPNILEAMIRGDLEILKDWCHEAPYNLMSQPLTQAKKLGYRMDNKILDIDNVDLVMGKMMEQGPVLVISFQTQQIMCIRDANNNVVEGDPEKVMRVNYIWVLCRDPSEINPSSAWRLLELSANSSEQFV